In Planctomycetia bacterium, the following proteins share a genomic window:
- a CDS encoding ASCH domain-containing protein, with protein sequence MLLFKKKFLDSIRDGSKTQTVRLWKFCRFRAGQRSYIPGIGYIRITQIDPVCLEELTEEDARLDGFLSAEALLTEIRTLYAERLDQGYRAFRLRFHLLSAEETAIELAARPPKRPRSKKKSPTEARRTEQAEE encoded by the coding sequence ATGCTGCTCTTCAAGAAAAAGTTTCTCGATTCGATTCGCGACGGAAGCAAAACGCAAACCGTCCGGCTCTGGAAGTTTTGCCGCTTCCGCGCCGGCCAGCGCAGCTATATCCCCGGCATCGGCTATATCCGGATCACGCAGATCGATCCGGTCTGCTTGGAAGAGCTGACGGAGGAAGACGCCCGGCTCGACGGCTTCCTCTCGGCCGAGGCGTTGCTGACCGAGATCCGCACGCTGTATGCGGAGCGACTCGATCAAGGTTATCGCGCGTTTCGACTTCGCTTCCACTTGCTCAGCGCCGAAGAAACGGCCATCGAGCTCGCGGCCCGACCGCCGAAGAGGCCGCGCTCGAAAAAGAAATCGCCTACAGAGGCAAGACGCACCGAGCAAGCGGAAGAGTAA
- a CDS encoding FHA domain-containing protein encodes MDAKLVVIGGKANMGEVKLRLPMTIGRGHKADLIISHPTVSREHCKLSEVKGHLVVLDNGSSNGTFVDGDKIEKATVVRPGQILAIGPLTFRAEYDLPGTGKKRKEPKPEESGLAETQAIDRGELDIDFILDDAPAGEAPEPKQKAAGSSAEQTIEAKLPDAAKKPIAKAPLAPKQADKPKAPSGGETDEMDLDFLLDEVPDAKKSAPSERDAGEIDFSELGFDEPKAKSGDQLTTDFSATSEKTVDFKAEDVELDESFFEEIKPEVVEKKVEKSVEKGKSKPEASAPATKAPAAKIEPPAPKIEPPAPVAKQPVEKQPPAEKPKKSGGLDFDFLSAGPAAAEPLAGPAKAEVGFDDLASQFDFTGSAKAKVAPEEIESKSAELEAKSEPVQPESVQPEPIEAPAPAMESAASLDDDLDLDAFLDDVAEAPTEMAPAAEAADQQEVENLVATDEQPAPDEQKLFDDFPETPSAAASSIEESAEEPAPFEAREEELVWDETPSPEEIALDDVLVEETLAKETPQQPAAAAPSPADVDEFPFTEPVAPPTVSELPPMPEMASAAEVEEADDIVMEEPAIDEPPFHAAADAAAVAPAERAESFTFDAPPAEVPVFDAASESMSLADAVAAEHEPTFDFDSLDDSAAESPVEELKEEELEEISLDLDEVPSAPPPAIEPIEAKQEPTFDFSNFDVKKKPKPKTSDETVAFTGLDLDSGKTAANIPSILKPALPEVAKQAPAIAPPSFAPLATEPVALEPMKSTSAPADDFDFLSGEASPAATSDEPKANEPEAAADMFADFSAAAPSAAAPSFDLAPPTNFAVGPISAKQDAPELDAAELDVTEQFVSPAAPLVAPSKTTPAKASKPAVAKVSVFDKIKMLFSGSAKPKAKPSKPAKKSATAADAPVVNKLPVAPPKQSFDPIPLDDSPLPMFDVTGPKTGGAAIGPIFDDQAASVVTSGWKSLDAPIPLDDVSPAAAPALETPDQTVAWGAEKPSEATPPENSWDQAAAGEAAVSEAAPADAPVESAASDEFDLFAGDFFTEEPSAEEPKPADAVAETAAVEELVVSEPVVAEPAATESTEAKSAEEKPTDEEWNFDEWSAEAPVAENPAVEGPAVESPIVESPAAEAPFFLDDFAPAVEKKVDAEASPPAPATESESPGLFDDFTLAESTSESSAAAEPTAAPDPHDWMASLDPVAADALPAETAVGEAAPEAKEEVAAAKDEDLFSAWDSEAAPEPAADSESPAASESLAAEAASAPSDPWSQEVPLSSSPEAWEPAVLEADAEVSVAADSAISDSAAQDSPAGDAPPFELMGLEPIDEAAPAAEALAPAAPSVPAAPPVSNRQRSVDVDLRLSSSLRSLTRVSVRPPRFDVVAMEPETPAGRSFEPRPKSAPSIAAATDTTATPPVDEEPQTSSPENDAQSNDASSNETLQWGAAPTSEADAATSVFAFDEPAGDADPWGIPKAESTPPAEAVASGEVEAFSFVDETADEPLDANANPELAAKKNDTGRNDGETDRTVAYLGSPSVVEEAESFLAGLDDPSRATREPEFDLDAMFAETETAKAETAPWPTDAGASVENAAPSDVKDDAKDEAEMDLSFLSLSDDVAETTPVEESPAASIDPSAEVAHVPSAEIDLGFLDLASAPKNDAIDLGVFGLEAAEPVAEMAEPKKAEPAKNGTKPVPQPAAAPASQKNDAELDDFLRDLGMN; translated from the coding sequence ATGGATGCAAAGCTGGTCGTCATCGGTGGCAAAGCGAACATGGGCGAAGTCAAACTCCGACTTCCCATGACGATCGGCCGAGGTCATAAGGCCGATCTCATCATCTCGCACCCGACGGTCAGTCGCGAACATTGCAAGCTCTCGGAAGTGAAGGGCCATCTCGTCGTGCTCGACAACGGCTCTTCGAACGGTACGTTCGTCGACGGCGATAAGATCGAGAAAGCGACCGTCGTTCGTCCCGGCCAGATTCTGGCGATCGGCCCACTCACGTTCCGCGCCGAATACGACTTGCCGGGCACAGGCAAGAAGCGCAAAGAACCGAAGCCTGAGGAGTCGGGCCTGGCCGAAACGCAAGCGATCGATCGAGGCGAACTCGATATCGACTTCATCCTCGACGACGCCCCGGCCGGCGAAGCGCCGGAACCGAAACAGAAGGCCGCCGGCTCATCGGCCGAACAAACCATCGAAGCGAAGTTGCCCGACGCCGCGAAGAAGCCGATCGCCAAGGCTCCGCTTGCGCCGAAGCAGGCCGACAAGCCGAAAGCACCGAGCGGCGGCGAGACCGACGAAATGGATCTCGACTTCTTGCTCGACGAAGTTCCAGATGCAAAGAAATCTGCCCCGAGCGAACGAGACGCCGGCGAGATCGACTTCAGCGAACTCGGCTTCGACGAACCGAAGGCCAAGAGCGGCGATCAACTGACGACCGACTTCAGTGCCACGTCCGAGAAGACGGTTGATTTCAAAGCCGAAGACGTCGAGCTCGACGAGTCGTTTTTCGAGGAGATTAAGCCCGAGGTAGTTGAAAAAAAAGTTGAGAAGTCCGTAGAAAAGGGGAAGTCGAAACCGGAAGCGAGCGCACCGGCTACCAAAGCACCGGCCGCTAAGATCGAACCGCCGGCTCCGAAGATCGAACCTCCGGCACCGGTTGCGAAGCAGCCGGTCGAAAAGCAGCCGCCTGCCGAAAAACCGAAGAAGAGCGGCGGTCTCGATTTCGATTTCCTTTCCGCCGGCCCCGCCGCTGCCGAACCGTTGGCCGGTCCCGCCAAGGCGGAAGTCGGCTTCGACGATCTCGCCTCGCAGTTCGATTTCACCGGCTCGGCGAAAGCGAAAGTGGCGCCGGAAGAGATCGAATCGAAGAGCGCCGAACTCGAGGCTAAGTCGGAACCGGTTCAGCCTGAATCGGTTCAACCAGAGCCGATCGAAGCTCCCGCGCCTGCGATGGAAAGCGCTGCTTCGCTCGACGACGATCTCGACCTCGACGCGTTCTTGGACGACGTCGCCGAAGCGCCGACCGAAATGGCTCCTGCTGCCGAAGCAGCTGATCAGCAAGAAGTCGAAAACCTCGTAGCGACAGACGAGCAACCGGCACCAGACGAACAAAAACTTTTCGACGACTTCCCGGAAACGCCTTCCGCGGCAGCTTCATCGATCGAAGAATCGGCCGAAGAGCCGGCCCCTTTCGAAGCGCGCGAAGAAGAGCTCGTCTGGGACGAAACACCGTCGCCGGAAGAGATCGCGCTCGACGATGTTCTCGTCGAAGAAACGCTCGCGAAAGAAACGCCGCAGCAACCGGCAGCCGCCGCGCCGTCGCCGGCCGACGTCGACGAGTTTCCGTTCACCGAGCCGGTCGCTCCGCCGACAGTTTCCGAATTGCCCCCGATGCCGGAGATGGCCTCGGCTGCTGAGGTCGAAGAAGCCGATGACATCGTCATGGAAGAGCCGGCTATCGACGAGCCCCCCTTCCACGCAGCGGCCGATGCCGCGGCTGTCGCGCCGGCCGAACGAGCCGAGTCGTTCACGTTCGACGCGCCTCCGGCCGAAGTGCCGGTCTTCGATGCCGCTTCGGAGTCGATGTCGCTCGCCGATGCCGTCGCTGCGGAGCACGAACCGACTTTCGATTTCGATTCGTTAGACGATTCGGCGGCCGAATCTCCCGTCGAAGAACTCAAGGAAGAAGAACTCGAGGAGATTTCCTTAGATCTCGACGAGGTTCCATCGGCCCCTCCGCCGGCCATCGAGCCGATCGAAGCGAAGCAAGAGCCGACGTTCGACTTCTCGAACTTCGATGTGAAGAAGAAGCCGAAGCCGAAGACCTCGGACGAAACGGTCGCCTTCACCGGCCTCGATCTCGACTCGGGCAAGACGGCGGCGAACATCCCCTCGATCCTCAAGCCCGCTCTGCCGGAAGTTGCCAAGCAGGCACCCGCGATCGCGCCGCCGAGCTTCGCCCCTCTGGCCACGGAACCGGTGGCGTTGGAACCGATGAAGTCGACTTCGGCGCCGGCCGATGATTTCGATTTCCTCTCGGGCGAGGCCTCGCCGGCGGCGACTTCCGACGAACCGAAAGCGAACGAGCCGGAAGCCGCAGCCGACATGTTCGCCGATTTCTCTGCGGCTGCTCCGAGTGCCGCAGCGCCGAGCTTCGATCTCGCACCGCCGACGAACTTCGCCGTCGGCCCCATCTCGGCCAAGCAAGACGCCCCGGAGCTAGATGCCGCTGAGTTAGACGTCACCGAGCAGTTCGTCTCTCCGGCAGCGCCCCTGGTGGCGCCGAGCAAGACGACGCCGGCGAAGGCCTCGAAGCCCGCGGTCGCGAAAGTCTCGGTCTTCGACAAAATCAAAATGCTCTTCTCCGGCTCCGCAAAACCGAAAGCGAAGCCGAGCAAGCCTGCGAAGAAGTCGGCGACTGCTGCCGATGCGCCGGTCGTGAATAAACTTCCCGTCGCGCCGCCGAAGCAATCGTTCGACCCGATCCCGCTCGACGATAGCCCGCTACCGATGTTCGACGTGACGGGCCCAAAAACCGGCGGCGCTGCGATCGGACCGATCTTCGACGACCAGGCCGCTTCGGTGGTCACGTCCGGCTGGAAATCGCTCGACGCGCCGATCCCGCTCGACGACGTTTCGCCGGCCGCAGCTCCGGCTTTAGAAACTCCTGACCAGACCGTGGCCTGGGGGGCCGAGAAGCCGAGCGAAGCCACGCCTCCGGAAAATAGTTGGGACCAAGCCGCTGCCGGTGAAGCGGCAGTTAGCGAAGCGGCCCCCGCCGATGCTCCTGTCGAGTCGGCTGCGAGCGACGAATTCGATCTCTTCGCCGGCGACTTCTTTACGGAAGAGCCGAGCGCCGAGGAGCCGAAGCCCGCAGATGCTGTTGCAGAAACAGCTGCCGTAGAAGAACTGGTCGTGAGCGAGCCGGTTGTCGCGGAGCCGGCGGCTACGGAATCGACTGAGGCGAAGTCGGCCGAAGAGAAACCGACCGATGAGGAATGGAACTTCGACGAATGGAGTGCCGAAGCACCGGTTGCCGAGAACCCGGCAGTAGAAGGCCCGGCCGTTGAAAGCCCCATCGTCGAAAGCCCGGCAGCGGAAGCACCGTTTTTTCTGGACGACTTCGCGCCCGCGGTTGAAAAAAAAGTAGACGCTGAGGCCTCGCCCCCCGCTCCCGCAACGGAGAGCGAATCGCCCGGCCTCTTCGATGACTTCACGCTCGCCGAATCGACTTCCGAGTCGAGTGCGGCGGCTGAGCCGACGGCAGCGCCGGATCCGCACGATTGGATGGCGTCGCTCGACCCTGTCGCAGCCGATGCCCTACCGGCCGAGACCGCAGTAGGCGAAGCCGCCCCAGAGGCGAAGGAAGAAGTAGCGGCAGCGAAAGACGAGGATCTCTTCTCCGCTTGGGATTCCGAAGCAGCGCCGGAACCGGCTGCCGACTCGGAATCGCCGGCCGCGAGCGAGTCGCTGGCAGCCGAAGCTGCGTCCGCTCCAAGCGACCCGTGGTCGCAGGAAGTGCCGCTGTCGTCCTCGCCTGAAGCATGGGAACCGGCAGTGCTCGAAGCCGATGCCGAAGTATCCGTCGCCGCAGACTCGGCGATTTCGGATTCAGCGGCTCAAGATTCACCGGCCGGCGACGCGCCCCCTTTTGAGCTGATGGGCCTCGAACCAATCGACGAGGCGGCTCCTGCTGCGGAGGCGCTTGCTCCTGCAGCCCCGTCCGTGCCCGCAGCGCCGCCGGTCTCGAATCGGCAGCGCTCGGTCGATGTCGATCTGCGGCTGAGTTCTTCGTTGCGCTCGTTGACCCGTGTCAGCGTTCGGCCGCCGCGCTTCGACGTCGTCGCGATGGAGCCGGAAACGCCGGCCGGCCGCTCGTTCGAGCCTCGTCCGAAGTCGGCCCCGAGCATCGCCGCCGCGACCGACACGACGGCGACTCCTCCCGTCGACGAAGAGCCGCAGACAAGCTCGCCGGAGAACGATGCGCAATCGAACGATGCGTCGTCGAATGAAACTCTGCAATGGGGCGCTGCGCCGACCTCGGAAGCGGACGCTGCGACCTCGGTGTTTGCTTTCGACGAACCTGCCGGCGATGCCGATCCGTGGGGCATCCCGAAAGCCGAAAGTACGCCGCCGGCCGAGGCCGTGGCTTCCGGCGAAGTCGAGGCATTTTCTTTCGTCGACGAGACAGCCGACGAACCGCTCGATGCGAATGCCAATCCCGAATTAGCCGCCAAGAAGAACGACACCGGCCGCAACGACGGCGAGACCGATCGGACCGTCGCCTATCTCGGTTCGCCGAGTGTGGTCGAAGAGGCCGAGTCGTTCCTCGCCGGGCTCGACGACCCATCGCGAGCGACGCGCGAGCCCGAGTTCGATCTCGACGCGATGTTCGCCGAGACCGAAACGGCGAAGGCGGAAACCGCCCCTTGGCCGACGGACGCCGGCGCTTCGGTAGAAAACGCTGCGCCGAGCGACGTGAAGGACGATGCCAAAGACGAGGCCGAGATGGATCTGAGTTTCCTCTCCCTCTCCGACGACGTCGCGGAGACGACGCCGGTCGAGGAATCGCCGGCCGCCTCGATCGACCCGTCGGCGGAAGTCGCACATGTGCCTTCCGCGGAAATCGATCTTGGTTTCCTCGATCTTGCCTCCGCGCCGAAGAACGACGCGATCGATCTCGGCGTGTTCGGGCTCGAAGCAGCGGAGCCGGTCGCGGAGATGGCTGAGCCGAAGAAAGCGGAGCCTGCGAAAAACGGCACGAAGCCGGTGCCCCAACCGGCAGCGGCTCCGGCTTCACAGAAGAACGACGCCGAACTCGACGACTTCCTTCGCGATCTCGGGATGAACTAA